In Cydia fagiglandana chromosome 9, ilCydFagi1.1, whole genome shotgun sequence, a single window of DNA contains:
- the LOC134667599 gene encoding TM2 domain-containing protein CG10795, giving the protein MSTKHFILVCLLSLCSSTVASDEPKEFVVDCSTLRLGQYICPDPSIDQIDPDTQQFRGCSPGKDVPSEGEAEVLCRAADGIKCEGTSNSTFKRKMPCKWTNGYALEIALLLSVFLGMFGLDRFYLGYPGIGLAKLCTLGFMFLGQLLDIILIAAQVVGPSDGSAYVIPYYGAGVTVIRSDNETYLLPQTDWHNIT; this is encoded by the exons ATGTCGACAAAACATTTTATACTCGTCTGTTTACTATCTCTCTGTTCGTCAACTGTAGCTTCGGACGAGCCTAAAGAGTTCGTGGTAGACTGTAGTACGTTAAGGTTAGGGCAGTACATTTGCCCGGATCCGAGTATAGACCAAATAGACCCGGATACGCAGCAGTTTAGAGGCTGTTCTCCTGGGAAAGATGTGCCTTCAGAAGGGGAGGCAGAAG TGTTATGCAGAGCTGCTGATGGAATAAAATGCGAAGGAACCTCAAATTCCACCTTCAAGAGAAAGATGCCATGCAAATGGACAAACGGATACGCGTTGGAGATAGCGCTGCTGCTCTCCGTGTTCCTGGGGATGTTCGGATTAGACCGGTTCTATCTCGGGTATCCGGGCATCGGGCTGGCAAAGCTGTGCACGTTGGGATTCATGTTCTTAGGACAGCTTTTGGACATTATCTTGATAGCTGCACAG GTTGTAGGCCCATCAGATGGCTCAGCCTACGTCATCCCCTACTACGGAGCCGGGGTAACAGTCATCCGCAGCGACAACGAAACCTACCTCCTGCCGCAGACCGACTGGCACAACATCACTTGA
- the LOC134667180 gene encoding evolutionarily conserved signaling intermediate in Toll pathway, mitochondrial codes for MATKMLRNILRTKPPNILFRRWEGTEKKVVVYDPFVNKPQKNKETYLEVIKMFEGRDTRRRGHVEFIYAALGRMKEFGVQKDLEVYKALMEVLPKGKFIAENIFQAEFMHYPKQQQCAVDLLEQMEDNGVMPDSELEQILLNTFGRRGIPLRKFWRMLYWMPKFKNLSPWYLPDELPGDVMELAKLAIQRITSVDPDTRLEVWQAEEIEASLDKTWIVSAQSDAQKILLAEQPEDEPLVVRGPYKVCIRDQFVTYFLLLGKIRPEIKDNSDPDDVSNLKKPSGIPGFIGQTTVPSKRCIVHEQDDGTILSVCATGTSSRDSLLSWIRLLEKNGNPLLSSIPVMFTLTAPPNDLTVPETQPATGNEKEKVAGTS; via the exons ATGGCTACAAAGATGCTAAGAAATATTTTGCGTACTAAGCCGCCAAACATATTGTTTAGGCGTTGGGAGGGTACAGAAAAGAAGGTTGTTGTGTATGATCCATTTGTAAATAAGCCACAAAAGAATAAGGAGACTTATTTGGAGGTAATAAAGATGTTCGAAGGCCGGGACACTAGGCGGCGGGGGCACGTCGAGTTTATATATGCAGCCTTAGGAAGAATGAAGGAGTTTGGTGTGCAGAAAGATCTGGAAGTGTATAAGGCGCTGATGGAAGTGCTGCCGAAGGGAAAGTTTATAGCTGAGAATATATTTCAAGCGGAGTTCATGCATTATCCAAAGCAGCAGCAGTGTGCTGTCGATTTGCTTGAACAAATGGAAGATAATG GTGTCATGCCCGACTCGGAGCTGGAACAAATACTTCTAAACACCTTCGGCCGGAGAGGCATACCACTTCGGAAGTTCTGGCGTATGCTATACTGGATGCCTAAATTTAAGAATCTAAGCCCATGGTACTTGCCGGATGAGCTGCCGGGAGATGTGATGGAGCTGGCAAAACTTGCTATACAGAGGATAACTTCAGTTGATCCTGATACTAGACTTGAAGTTTGGCAG GCAGAAGAAATAGAAGCATCACTAGACAAAACCTGGATAGTCAGTGCACAGAGTGACGCACAGAAGATCCTGCTAGCAGAGCAGCCGGAAGATGAACCATTAGTTGTGAGAGGGCCGTACAAAGTTTGCATTCGGGACCAGTTTGTCACATATTTCCTGTTGCTGGGGAAGATTAGACCAGAGATAAAGGATAACAGTGATCCTGATG ATGTTTCAAATCTCAAAAAGCCTTCAGGCATACCTGGCTTCATCGGACAAACGACAGTACCGTCAAAAAGATGTATAGTGCACGAACAAGATGATGGGACTATACTGTCTGTGTGTGCTACAg GGACATCGTCAAGGGACTCCCTGCTCTCTTGGATAAGGTTATTAGAAAAGAACGGCAATCCTTTACTATCCAGCATACCAGTCATGTTCACACTCACAGCACCCCCCAACGACCTTACCGTACCTGAGACGCAACCAGCGACTGGTAATGAAAAGGAAAAGGTGGCTGGCACGAGCTAG